A portion of the Pirellulales bacterium genome contains these proteins:
- a CDS encoding GGDEF domain-containing protein, with the protein MNPLVLTSDGRSRSIAGLRQAVLDALPEALFLVDSSTEELRALNAAADTWLPSHQGIGSWMLADLLPELQLSSLVDSISGFVLSRAIDPGTDELREVMLHLYPLADAERELSAVTPENHSAVLTDERKLTVLGLRPIGGAADGGMPRRDAFDDAFHDPLTRLPNRRLFQRRLERIIERAGRMHHCFAVLFVDLDRFKSVNDQYGHVLGDKLLVNAAHRLVEAVRPQDMVARRDGDEFIILLDDLDQPADAINVAERILEHLHLPFALDGTGAGAITIGASIGIATAADGVLTAEELISRADAAMYNAKARGGGAYLAEGPLPDRCELSPPRNSPKPR; encoded by the coding sequence ATGAATCCACTTGTTTTGACTTCCGACGGCCGAAGTCGGTCGATTGCCGGCCTGCGTCAGGCGGTATTGGACGCCCTGCCGGAAGCGTTGTTTCTTGTTGATTCTTCCACAGAAGAATTGCGGGCGTTGAACGCCGCTGCTGATACATGGCTGCCCTCGCACCAGGGGATTGGCTCCTGGATGCTTGCCGATTTGCTGCCCGAGCTTCAGCTTTCGTCGCTGGTCGATTCCATCAGCGGCTTTGTTCTGAGCCGAGCCATTGACCCCGGCACGGACGAATTGCGGGAAGTGATGCTGCATCTTTATCCCCTGGCCGATGCGGAGCGCGAACTCAGCGCAGTAACTCCGGAAAACCACTCGGCTGTGTTGACGGACGAACGGAAACTAACGGTGCTGGGCTTACGGCCGATTGGCGGCGCCGCCGATGGCGGAATGCCGCGCCGGGATGCATTTGACGATGCCTTTCATGATCCGTTGACACGGCTTCCCAACCGACGATTGTTCCAGCGCCGCTTGGAGCGAATCATCGAACGAGCCGGCCGAATGCACCACTGCTTTGCCGTGCTATTTGTCGATTTGGATCGCTTCAAAAGCGTCAACGATCAATACGGCCATGTGCTGGGCGATAAGTTGTTGGTGAATGCGGCACATCGTTTAGTGGAAGCGGTGAGGCCGCAAGACATGGTCGCCCGGCGCGATGGCGACGAGTTCATTATTTTGCTGGACGATCTCGATCAGCCGGCAGACGCCATCAATGTGGCCGAGCGGATTTTGGAACATTTGCATTTGCCCTTTGCCCTCGACGGAACGGGCGCCGGGGCGATAACCATCGGCGCAAGCATCGGAATTGCCACGGCTGCAGACGGAGTGCTGACGGCCGAAGAACTAATTTCGCGGGCCGACGCCGCCATGTACAATGCCAAAGCGCGAGGGGGCGGCGCCTATTTGGCCGAAGGGCCATTGCCGGATCGCTGTGAGCTTTCGCCGCCGCGAAATTCGCCGAAGCCTCGTTGA
- a CDS encoding NAD-dependent epimerase/dehydratase family protein, whose amino-acid sequence MSVALITGSAGLIGSQASRYFAELGLDVVGIDNDMRRHFFGDNASTRWQRQALEQELGPRYRHVDADIRDADAIRAVFQHHGSQIALVIHTAAQPAHDWAAGDPTTDFSVNAVGTLQLLEATRLAAPEAVFIFTSTNKVYGDAPNRLPLVELQTRWEIDPAHPWSSGIPEEMSIDQTLHSLFGASKVAADVLVQEYGRYFGLKTVCFRGGCITGPNHSGAQLHGFLAYLVKCAATNTPYTVFGYRGKQVRDNIHSSDLISAFAHFFRQPRRGEVYNMGGSRFSNCSMLEAIKLCEDLTHRKLHSTYSDANRMGDHQWWISSVAKFQQHYPDWKLTYDVPRIIREIYEANADRWNPDGNH is encoded by the coding sequence ATGAGTGTTGCCCTCATTACCGGTTCCGCAGGGCTGATTGGCTCGCAAGCCAGCCGCTATTTTGCCGAGCTGGGCCTGGATGTCGTGGGCATCGACAACGACATGCGCCGGCATTTCTTCGGCGACAATGCATCAACCCGCTGGCAGCGCCAAGCGCTGGAACAAGAACTGGGCCCGCGCTACCGACACGTGGATGCGGATATTCGTGACGCAGATGCCATCCGGGCCGTTTTTCAACATCACGGTTCACAAATCGCGCTGGTGATTCACACGGCGGCTCAGCCGGCGCACGATTGGGCAGCCGGCGATCCAACGACCGATTTCAGCGTCAATGCGGTCGGCACGTTGCAGCTTTTGGAAGCCACGCGCTTGGCGGCGCCGGAAGCGGTGTTTATTTTCACCTCCACCAACAAAGTGTATGGCGATGCCCCCAACCGCTTGCCGCTCGTGGAACTTCAGACGCGCTGGGAAATTGATCCCGCGCATCCCTGGAGCAGTGGCATTCCCGAGGAAATGTCAATCGATCAAACACTGCACAGCCTGTTCGGCGCGTCCAAAGTGGCCGCCGACGTGTTGGTGCAAGAGTACGGCCGCTATTTTGGACTGAAAACGGTCTGCTTCCGCGGCGGTTGCATTACGGGACCTAACCACAGCGGCGCACAATTGCATGGCTTTTTGGCATACTTGGTGAAATGCGCCGCCACCAACACGCCCTACACCGTCTTCGGTTATCGTGGAAAGCAGGTCCGCGACAACATTCACAGCAGCGATTTAATTTCCGCCTTTGCACATTTTTTTCGTCAGCCGCGCCGCGGCGAAGTGTACAACATGGGCGGCAGCCGCTTCAGCAATTGCTCCATGCTGGAAGCGATTAAGTTGTGCGAAGACCTGACGCACAGGAAACTGCATTCCACGTATTCCGATGCCAACCGGATGGGCGATCACCAGTGGTGGATCAGCAGCGTGGCCAAGTTTCAACAGCACTATCCCGATTGGAAACTGACGTATGACGTGCCGCGAATTATTCGGGAAATTTACGAGGCCAACGCCGACCGCTGGAATCCTGATGGCAATCATTGA